The following proteins are co-located in the Solanum pennellii chromosome 1, SPENNV200 genome:
- the LOC107005202 gene encoding probable acyl-CoA dehydrogenase IBR3, with translation MGSRTCDLVGQVNPAQSFDTQALLRYASANVIGFPANPSIFTISQFGHGQSNPTFLIEVGSGTLAKKYVLRKKPYGNLLASAHAVEREYEVLHALSTHSVVPVPKVFCLCTDSSVIGTPFYIMEYLEGRIFVDPMLPDVLPERRRVIYRAVAQALAGLHSADVDLVGLGNYGKRMNYCKRQVERWAKQYLLSTGEGKSRRNPKMLELADWLRQHIPLEDSSGATAGLVHGDFRIDNVVFHPIEDRVIGILDWELSTLGNQMCDVAYSCLGFIVNIASESIEENNGFELTSFPDGVPSLSNYLADYCSAAGRPWPIEQWKFYVAFSLFRGASIYAGVHCRWIMGNASGGDRARCAGEKADSFVRTAWSFIQRKSVLPQHPPTETSLEDHVRQLGHDSSNQGLPMGGKFVPSEKVQKLRNRLTKFMEDHIYPTENEFYKLAESSMRWTAHPNEERLKELAKKEGLWNLFIPFDSATRARELIFGSRNGLLNNDFGSLLGAGLSNLEYGYLCEIMGRSVWAPQIFNCGAPDTGNMEVLLRYGNEVQMKEWLVPLLEGNIRSGFAMTEPQVASSDATNIECSIKRHGNSYIINGTKWWTSGAMDPRCKILIVMGKTDLAAPKHKQQSMILVDINSPGITIKRPLTVFGFDDAPHGHAEIIFENVCVPAKNILLGEGRGFEIAQGRLGPGRLHHCMRLIGAADRGMQMMVQRALQRRAFGKLIAQHGSFLSDVARCRIDLEKTRLLVLEAADQLDRLGNKRARGTIAMAKVAAPNMALKVLDTAMQVHGGAGLSGDTVLAHLWATARTLRIADGPDEVHLGTIAKMELQRARL, from the exons ATGGGGAGTAGAACTTGCGATCTTGTTGGCCAAGTCAACCCAGCTCAGAGTTTCGATACACAAGCTCTGCTCCGCTATGCCTCTGCTAATGTTATTGGCTTCCCTGCAAATCCTTCTATATTTACTATATCTCAG TTTGGGCATGGCCAGTCAAATCCCACTTTCCTCATTGAGGTTGGCTCAGGAACCTTGgcaaaaaaatatgtgttgagAAAGAAACCCTATGGAAATTTACTGGCATCTGCTCATGCTGTTGAGAGAGAGTATGAG GTTCTACATGCATTAAGTACTCACTCGGTGGTCCCGGTCCCAAAGGTTTTTTGTTTGTGTACAGATTCAAGTGTGATTGGAACTCCATTTTACATTATGGAGTATCTGGAAGGACGTATCTTCGTAGACCCGATGCTACCT GATGTACTCCCTGAAAGAAGAAGGGTCATATATCGTGCTGTTGCTCAAGCTTTGGCCGGTCTTCACTCTGCTGATGTTGATTTAGTTGGTCTTGGTAACTATGGGAAACGGATGAACTATTGTAAACGGCAG GTGGAAAGGTGGGCCAAACAATATCTTTTATCTACTGGTGAGGGTAAGTCCCGGAGAAACCCAAAAATGTTAGAGCTGGCTGATTGGTTACGGCAACATATTCCCCTTGAAGATTCCTCTGGAGCAACAGCAGGTCTAGTCCATGGTGACTTTCGGATTGATAATGTTGTGTTTCATCCTATTGAG GATAGAGTGATAGGTATTCTTGATTGGGAGCTTTCCACTTTGGGTAATCAAATGTGTGATGTTGCCTACAGTTGCTTG GGATTTATTGTGAATATTGCATCAGAAAGTATAGAAGAAAATAATGGTTTTGAACTCACCAGCTTCCCTGATGGAGTGCCTTCTCTTTCCAATTATCTCGCAGATTACTGCTCAGCAGCT GGAAGACCTTGGCCTATCGAACAATGGAAGTTCTACGTAGCCTTTTCCTTATTTCGTGGGGCTTCAATATATGCTGGAGTACATTGCAGATGGATCATG GGTAATGCTTCAGGAGGTGACCGTGCCCGATGCGCTGGGGAAAAGGCTGATTCCTTCGTTAGAACTGCATGGTCGTTTATCCAAAGAAAATCTGTTCTCCCTCAGCACCCTCCAACTG AGACAAGCTTAGAAGATCATGTCAGGCAACTTGGACATGATAGCTCAAATCAAGGATTACCGATGGGAGGGAAATTTGTGCCCAGTGAGAAGGTTCAAAAGTTGAGGAACAGATTGACAAAATTTATGGAGGATCATATATATCCAACAGAAAATGAGTTTTACAAGCTTGCGGAATCTTCCATGCGTTGGACAGCTCACCCAAATGAAGAGAGATTAAAGGAGCTGGCCAAAAAAGAAGGATTGTGGAACTTATTCATACCA TTTGATAGTGCTACGCGGGCTAGAGAACTTATTTTTGGCAGCAGAAATGGTCTACTGAACAATGATTTTGGTAGCTTATTGGGTGCTGGCCTTTCCAACCTGGAGTATGGATATCTGTGCGAGATTATGGGTCGTTCTGTCTGGGCGCCACAAATTTTCAACTGTGGTGCTCCTGATACAGGAAATATGGAG GTATTACTTCGGTATGGGAATGAGGTACAGATGAAGGAATGGCTTGTTCCCTTGCTTGAAGGTAATATACGCTCTGGCTTTGCAATGACAGAGCCTCAAGTTGCATCCTCAGATGCCACCAATATAGAGTGTTCCATTAAAAG ACATGGCAACTCGTATATTATCAACGGGACAAAATGGTGGACTAGTGGAGCCATGGATCCCCGGTGCAAAATTCTCATTGTGATG GGAAAAACTGACTTGGCAGCTCCAAAGCATAAACAACAGTCCATGATCTTGGTGGACATAAACAGTCCTGGTATTACCATAAAGAGACCGCTAACAGTATTTGGCTTTGATGATGCTCCTCATGGGCATGCAGAAATAATATTCGAGAATGTATGCGTCCCAGCCAAGAATATCCTGCTTGGTGAGGGGCGTGGGTTTGAGATTGCACAG GGTAGGCTGGGACCTGGAAGGTTGCATCATTGCATGAGACTAATAGGTGCAGCAGATCGTGGCATGCAGATGATGGTTCAAAGGGCTCTTCAAAGAAGAGCTTTTGGAAAATTAATTGCTCAACATGGCTCTTTTCTTTCTGATGTTGCTAGA TGTCGAATTGATCTGGAGAAAACCAGATTATTAGTTCTCGAAGCTGCTGACCAGCTTGATCGGCTTGGAAATAAAAGGGCCCGAGGTACAATTGCAATGGCAAAG GTTGCTGCTCCAAATATGGCATTGAAGGTTCTCGACACAGCAATGCAAGTGCACGGTGGTGCTGGTTTATCCGGCGACACTGTTCTTGCACATCTCTGGGCTACAGCAAGGACATTAAGAATCGCAGATGGTCCTGACGAAGTACACCTGGGGACAATTGCAAAGATGGAACTTCAGAGAGCCAGACTGTGA